A genomic window from Rhizobium sp. EC-SD404 includes:
- the dctP gene encoding TRAP transporter substrate-binding protein DctP: MRHLLTGLLVTTAITISAPPAFAEDFRMLTGWDPSYAAVPEVLDPFMLRLQEESDGNVNITRSGPETIPPFEQLDPVSRGLFDMLFTNGAYHYNETSIGMTLDAISADPTQLHDSGIWDYVDEQYQTLGLKLVAVLYDMNGYNIILKEPLGDNALEGRRVRGTPIYHPLIEELGGAPVVLPASEIYPSLERGVVEGAAWPTVGAVGFRWFEVADYMMRPSFGQVGHVVLMNLDRWNALEDETRALIERVAREFELEAIEIFNEVVAREEETLASEGMEVTELTGEFLPLISETWYEGAMTLAAEQNAEAIAEVRRLAEEAGLTGAEGE, from the coding sequence ATGCGTCATCTGCTTACAGGACTGCTCGTCACGACTGCGATTACCATCTCGGCGCCGCCCGCTTTTGCGGAGGATTTCAGGATGCTAACGGGGTGGGACCCCAGCTATGCTGCGGTGCCCGAGGTGCTCGACCCCTTCATGCTACGTCTGCAGGAAGAATCGGATGGAAATGTCAACATCACCCGCTCTGGTCCGGAAACGATCCCGCCCTTCGAGCAGCTCGACCCGGTCTCGCGCGGCCTGTTCGACATGCTCTTCACCAACGGCGCCTACCATTACAACGAGACTTCCATCGGCATGACGCTTGACGCCATTTCGGCAGATCCGACGCAGCTACATGATTCCGGTATCTGGGATTATGTCGATGAGCAGTATCAGACGCTCGGCCTCAAGTTGGTCGCCGTGCTTTACGACATGAACGGCTACAATATCATCTTGAAAGAGCCGCTCGGCGACAACGCGCTTGAAGGTCGCCGCGTCCGCGGAACGCCCATTTACCACCCGCTGATCGAAGAACTCGGCGGCGCTCCTGTTGTTCTCCCAGCCAGCGAAATCTATCCATCTCTTGAACGCGGGGTTGTGGAGGGGGCCGCGTGGCCGACGGTTGGAGCCGTCGGCTTCCGCTGGTTCGAGGTCGCAGACTATATGATGCGGCCTTCCTTCGGTCAGGTTGGACATGTCGTACTGATGAATTTGGATCGCTGGAACGCGCTCGAAGACGAGACCAGGGCATTGATCGAGCGCGTCGCTCGAGAATTCGAGTTGGAAGCTATCGAAATCTTTAACGAGGTCGTCGCGCGTGAAGAGGAAACGCTGGCCAGCGAGGGCATGGAAGTGACTGAACTGACAGGCGAGTTCCTGCCGCTGATCAGCGAGACCTGGTACGAGGGCGCCATGACGCTGGCGGCGGAACAGAACGCTGAGGCGATCGCCGAGGTCAGGCGGCTGGCGGAAGAAGCCGGCCTGACCGGTGCCGAAGGCGAGTAA
- a CDS encoding TRAP transporter small permease, with amino-acid sequence MSNLTKAMQPLLRLQDAISLVGQWLGGLSLAFIVVIYAYEVFVRYLMGAPTSWASDFVSFLLLISVFTVLPWLTREGGNVAVTLLPDYMPARGGQLLLRCGFVVAGIACLWVTYIGVQETLLLFQRNTMTLTTVRIPKWPLLALITFGLFNSGLYFFRLAARPNQAAQGGIHA; translated from the coding sequence GTGTCGAACCTCACAAAGGCGATGCAGCCACTGCTGCGCCTTCAGGATGCTATCTCGCTCGTCGGCCAATGGCTTGGCGGTCTGTCGCTCGCATTTATTGTCGTCATCTACGCCTATGAGGTCTTCGTCCGTTACCTGATGGGCGCGCCTACGTCATGGGCGAGCGACTTCGTCAGTTTTCTTCTGCTGATCTCCGTCTTCACGGTGCTGCCATGGTTGACGCGCGAGGGCGGCAACGTGGCCGTGACCCTGCTGCCCGACTACATGCCCGCACGCGGCGGCCAGCTGCTCCTGCGTTGTGGCTTCGTCGTCGCAGGCATCGCATGCTTGTGGGTGACCTATATCGGCGTGCAGGAAACACTGCTGCTGTTCCAGCGCAATACGATGACGCTGACGACGGTGCGTATTCCCAAATGGCCCCTCCTGGCGCTGATCACCTTTGGCCTCTTCAATTCGGGTCTCTATTTCTTTCGGCTTGCCGCGCGTCCAAACCAGGCAGCGCAAGGGGGTATCCATGCTTGA
- a CDS encoding TRAP transporter large permease subunit has product MLEGIPAVATGIGLLLGLMMLGLPVFIAFLLVNLIAVGIMLGPAGYGMFINSIYETTTTGSLVTIPMFILMGEILFRSNAVNVLFHSIDTIVGKVRGRQYVLTVLLATIFSTLSGAAMGVAAMLSRSLLPAMIARGYDPKLSIGNILAGASLAPLIPPSVLAIIVGTLAGVSISGLLIAGILPGLFFASLFLAYTFIRVWLNPKLAPADDGLVSTPSTRDVVMALVRLIPFSIVILSVMGLILMGIATPTEAGAMGVLGALITAAIYRKFSLGLIVESVLASASISAMILIIMATSKLFSQLLAFTGGATALTQMVAGLDLSPWLMLLVLMGLPFILCMFIDQIALMLIMVPIYIPIVSSLGFDPLWFWLLFLVNITVGGMTPPFGYTLFAVKSGWKEGALSTVFSAAWPFVLLFVFGMVVLAIFPAMVTFLPSLL; this is encoded by the coding sequence ATGCTTGAGGGAATTCCAGCCGTCGCCACCGGCATCGGCCTGCTGCTCGGGCTGATGATGCTCGGCCTGCCGGTCTTCATCGCCTTCCTCCTCGTCAATCTGATTGCCGTCGGCATCATGCTGGGCCCGGCCGGCTACGGCATGTTTATTAACTCGATCTATGAGACGACCACCACCGGGTCGCTGGTGACCATTCCGATGTTCATCTTGATGGGAGAGATTCTCTTCCGCTCAAACGCGGTCAACGTACTGTTCCATTCGATCGACACGATCGTCGGCAAGGTGCGCGGCCGGCAATACGTGTTGACCGTCCTACTGGCGACGATATTCAGCACGCTCTCGGGTGCGGCGATGGGCGTCGCGGCGATGCTCAGCCGCTCGTTGTTACCGGCAATGATCGCAAGGGGCTACGACCCAAAGCTTTCGATCGGCAACATCCTTGCGGGCGCGAGCCTGGCGCCCCTTATCCCGCCAAGTGTGCTCGCCATAATCGTCGGCACACTTGCCGGTGTCTCCATTTCCGGACTTCTGATCGCCGGTATCCTGCCTGGTCTCTTCTTCGCCTCCCTCTTTCTCGCCTACACCTTCATTCGCGTTTGGCTGAACCCCAAGCTCGCCCCGGCCGACGATGGCCTCGTGTCCACGCCATCGACCCGTGACGTCGTCATGGCGCTCGTCCGGCTGATACCGTTCTCGATCGTGATCTTGAGCGTCATGGGTCTCATCCTGATGGGAATCGCGACGCCGACCGAGGCCGGTGCTATGGGCGTTCTCGGCGCACTCATTACTGCCGCCATCTACCGGAAGTTCAGCCTCGGCCTGATCGTTGAATCGGTGCTCGCTTCGGCCAGCATCTCGGCGATGATCCTGATCATCATGGCGACGTCCAAGCTTTTCTCGCAACTGCTCGCCTTCACCGGCGGCGCCACCGCGCTGACGCAGATGGTCGCCGGTCTCGATCTGTCGCCCTGGCTCATGCTCCTTGTGCTGATGGGCCTGCCCTTCATCCTTTGCATGTTCATCGACCAGATCGCGCTGATGCTGATCATGGTGCCGATCTACATCCCGATCGTGTCGTCGCTTGGTTTCGACCCGCTCTGGTTCTGGCTTCTGTTCCTGGTGAACATCACGGTCGGCGGCATGACCCCGCCCTTCGGCTACACCCTCTTTGCGGTGAAGAGCGGCTGGAAGGAGGGGGCATTATCGACCGTATTCTCCGCAGCGTGGCCCTTCGTGCTGCTGTTCGTCTTTGGAATGGTGGTTCTTGCGATCTTCCCGGCGATGGTCACGTTCCTGCCAAGCCTTCTCTAG
- a CDS encoding SDR family NAD(P)-dependent oxidoreductase has translation MTQTSRKGAVIVTGAAQGLGRAFARRLAEDGYSVCLSDIAGDHVAAAADELEKDGHAALGLAVDVTDEASVDEMVATVVNRFGSVDGLVNNASIFSTLQMRPFFDIPLAEWRKVVDVNLTGVFICSKAVAAPMRAQGHGRIINISSAVVPMGRQNYLHYVGSKAGVVGMTRAMARELGEWNITVNAILPGATDTGIERATVTKLQRDTLISMRSIKRTQVPEDLCGVASFLMSKDSAFMSGQSLIVDGGALFS, from the coding sequence ATGACGCAGACTTCTCGCAAGGGCGCGGTGATCGTCACCGGTGCCGCACAGGGATTGGGGCGCGCCTTTGCCCGCAGACTTGCCGAAGACGGCTATTCGGTCTGTCTGTCCGACATTGCCGGCGACCATGTCGCCGCGGCCGCTGACGAACTGGAAAAAGACGGCCACGCGGCGCTGGGACTTGCTGTCGACGTGACGGATGAGGCGTCGGTCGACGAGATGGTCGCGACGGTCGTCAATCGGTTCGGATCGGTCGATGGTCTTGTCAACAACGCGTCGATCTTCTCGACCCTGCAGATGCGTCCCTTCTTCGACATTCCGCTTGCCGAATGGCGCAAGGTCGTCGACGTTAACCTTACCGGCGTCTTCATCTGCAGCAAGGCCGTCGCCGCTCCGATGCGGGCGCAGGGCCACGGGCGCATCATCAATATCTCGTCGGCCGTCGTGCCCATGGGACGGCAGAACTACCTGCACTATGTCGGATCGAAAGCCGGTGTCGTCGGGATGACAAGGGCCATGGCCCGCGAACTGGGCGAATGGAACATCACGGTGAACGCCATCCTGCCCGGTGCCACGGACACGGGCATCGAGCGCGCGACCGTCACGAAGCTGCAGCGCGATACGCTGATTTCAATGCGGTCGATCAAGCGTACGCAGGTTCCCGAGGATCTTTGCGGCGTTGCGAGCTTCTTGATGTCGAAAGACAGCGCATTCATGTCAGGCCAGAGCCTGATCGTGGATGGCGGCGCCTTGTTCTCATAG
- a CDS encoding isochorismatase family protein yields MNADIKQTEVSGTFGRRLGFGARPLLLVIDIARAFTEEGRPLASDCSAVIEETNTLVRAARLTGVPIMHTVVAYDDANLSDAGLWALKIGGQADLLSGSSGVELDPRLDRHPSEPILVKKYASCFFGTDLSSRLTASGRDTVVIAGLTTSGCVRATAVDAIQSGFRPIIARQAVGDRWPDAHAQSLSDLQAKYADVVDVSEIVQYFGGICG; encoded by the coding sequence ATGAACGCGGACATCAAACAGACAGAGGTGAGCGGCACTTTTGGCCGGCGTCTCGGCTTCGGAGCCCGACCGCTCCTGCTCGTCATCGATATCGCGCGTGCGTTCACGGAAGAAGGCCGACCGCTGGCGAGTGACTGCAGCGCGGTAATCGAAGAGACCAACACCCTTGTCCGTGCAGCGCGGCTTACCGGGGTGCCAATCATGCACACTGTGGTGGCCTACGACGACGCTAACCTTTCCGACGCTGGACTATGGGCGCTAAAGATTGGTGGCCAGGCGGATCTGCTGTCAGGAAGTTCCGGGGTCGAACTCGATCCGCGTCTCGATAGGCATCCATCCGAGCCTATTCTCGTGAAGAAGTACGCGTCCTGCTTCTTCGGGACCGACCTGTCGAGCCGGCTGACTGCGTCGGGGCGCGACACGGTGGTCATTGCGGGATTGACGACGAGCGGCTGCGTACGTGCGACTGCCGTCGATGCGATTCAGTCCGGCTTCCGGCCTATCATCGCCCGCCAGGCCGTTGGTGACCGCTGGCCGGATGCCCATGCGCAGTCACTGAGCGACCTGCAGGCGAAATATGCCGATGTCGTCGATGTGAGCGAGATAGTCCAGTATTTTGGTGGGATCTGCGGCTAG
- a CDS encoding TAXI family TRAP transporter solute-binding subunit, whose protein sequence is MAGLLGTQVPASAQSLNLTLAGASPGGLWTLMGAGLDAALKKGAPGSSVTYQTTGGGFANAAMVSQGRAEIGLIHDAELAIAVAGGEPFQQPIENLRTIGYLYDWAPMQFVVNKSFSDEYGITSLADLVEKEAPVRITINRAGNITGQVASAMMAAAGADDEAIAAWGGSVVQAGSSEQSGLLLNGRVDVYTNGVFVGHSSIREIENSLDIKILDIPEDVRKSVAEEFSIGEFTIPAETYENQPEAIETVALGAVLVASENMSEEDAYTLTKAILENVAEIQTVHPAMADLTTELLVRETAVPFHDGALRAYREAGLMQ, encoded by the coding sequence ATGGCAGGCCTGTTAGGAACTCAGGTGCCCGCCTCTGCGCAGTCCCTCAATCTTACGCTTGCTGGTGCTAGCCCGGGCGGGCTTTGGACGTTGATGGGCGCCGGTCTCGACGCCGCATTGAAGAAGGGAGCGCCAGGATCTTCCGTCACCTATCAAACAACGGGTGGGGGCTTTGCCAATGCAGCCATGGTCAGCCAAGGGCGCGCCGAAATCGGCCTCATTCACGACGCTGAGCTGGCCATAGCGGTTGCCGGCGGCGAGCCGTTCCAGCAGCCGATCGAGAACTTGCGAACCATTGGCTACCTGTACGATTGGGCGCCAATGCAGTTCGTCGTGAACAAGAGCTTCAGCGACGAATACGGCATCACGTCACTCGCTGATCTGGTCGAGAAGGAAGCGCCAGTTCGGATCACTATCAACCGCGCTGGCAACATCACGGGGCAGGTTGCGTCTGCCATGATGGCGGCGGCCGGTGCCGACGACGAAGCGATCGCCGCCTGGGGCGGAAGTGTTGTCCAGGCGGGCTCCTCAGAACAAAGCGGTCTGCTCCTGAACGGACGCGTGGACGTCTACACCAACGGTGTTTTTGTCGGTCACAGCTCGATCCGAGAAATTGAAAACAGCCTGGACATCAAGATTCTTGATATCCCGGAAGATGTCCGCAAAAGCGTAGCGGAAGAGTTTTCGATCGGCGAGTTCACAATTCCTGCGGAAACCTACGAGAATCAGCCTGAAGCTATCGAAACTGTGGCACTCGGCGCTGTGCTCGTTGCAAGCGAAAACATGTCAGAGGAAGACGCCTACACGCTGACCAAGGCCATTCTCGAAAATGTCGCGGAAATCCAGACCGTCCATCCCGCCATGGCCGATCTCACCACGGAACTCCTGGTGCGTGAGACCGCGGTTCCGTTTCACGACGGAGCTCTGCGCGCATACCGTGAAGCAGGCCTGATGCAATGA
- a CDS encoding TRAP transporter fused permease subunit, producing MIGRLFDTGRRRQFDGAFRFWLFATSAVFAAGVVYANIFALPDALLIGILFVCGIYALLFLAVGASRHSPAMPSVFDWILSAASVACGIYFFMIRGYLANHITLLNPLGADQLFFGAVLLGLTLEATRRTTGPGLTIVVLVFLAYNLYGHVLPPPFGHGYIDFGSFIDTLMYTTDGVFGVPIQVAASYVFLFVMFGALLSKAGGADFMFQLAAALTGKSPGGPAKIAVVSSGMYGMISGSPTSDVATTGAVTIPIMKRLGYSARFAGAVEVAASTGGSAMPPVMGSAAFILAEYTGIDYRDVVIAALIPALLYYLAVYLQVHFRAVRQGLRGIDQADPILETLKSGWVFVLPLAVIVWALLVGYTPTYVAVYATVALVVASFFTKRTRMTPRDVMEGLGETTLRMLPVAGACAAAGLVIGGLTMTGLAMKASNIVMLVAGSGTLPLLLFGAAIAILLGMGMPTPSAYILGAVLVGPAFVAADIPVLPANMFLLYYAVLSALTPPIAVAAFAAAAIADEDAMKIAVTSVKLAAFGFLVPFFFVWNEALLWQGPGLNIAIAALGGIVAVVTLALALESEMPRWLRLMCFVASGAAMAPYLELSVPIIVSAGVLGIIWWRRGTLPLVRTPREIAVRSDS from the coding sequence ATGATCGGCCGACTGTTCGACACCGGGAGGCGTCGCCAATTCGACGGCGCCTTCCGGTTCTGGCTGTTTGCGACCTCGGCGGTGTTTGCCGCTGGGGTCGTGTACGCAAACATTTTTGCGCTGCCCGATGCGCTCCTTATCGGGATCCTGTTCGTCTGTGGGATCTATGCGCTGCTTTTCCTGGCGGTCGGCGCGTCGCGGCACTCGCCTGCTATGCCAAGCGTCTTCGACTGGATTCTGTCGGCCGCGAGCGTCGCCTGCGGCATCTATTTTTTTATGATCCGCGGTTACCTCGCCAATCACATTACGCTGCTGAACCCGCTTGGCGCGGATCAACTGTTCTTCGGTGCCGTACTGCTCGGTCTGACGCTAGAAGCAACCCGCCGGACGACCGGACCCGGGCTGACCATTGTCGTTCTCGTCTTCCTCGCCTACAATCTCTACGGGCACGTTCTGCCGCCGCCTTTCGGGCACGGCTATATCGATTTCGGCTCGTTCATCGATACGCTGATGTACACGACCGACGGCGTTTTCGGCGTCCCGATCCAGGTTGCGGCGAGCTATGTCTTCCTCTTCGTTATGTTCGGCGCGTTGCTCTCCAAGGCCGGTGGCGCCGATTTCATGTTCCAACTCGCGGCTGCGCTCACGGGCAAATCTCCCGGCGGCCCTGCCAAGATTGCGGTCGTTTCATCCGGAATGTACGGCATGATCTCGGGAAGCCCGACGTCGGATGTCGCGACGACCGGAGCGGTGACGATTCCGATCATGAAGCGCTTAGGTTATTCGGCGCGGTTCGCGGGTGCCGTCGAAGTTGCTGCTTCCACCGGCGGCTCCGCCATGCCGCCCGTGATGGGCTCGGCGGCCTTCATCCTTGCTGAGTATACGGGTATCGACTACCGAGACGTGGTTATCGCCGCATTGATCCCGGCGCTGCTTTACTATCTCGCCGTCTATCTCCAGGTGCATTTTCGCGCCGTTCGCCAGGGACTGCGCGGCATCGACCAAGCCGATCCCATCCTGGAAACGCTTAAGTCGGGCTGGGTCTTCGTTCTGCCGCTCGCCGTGATCGTTTGGGCTCTGCTAGTCGGTTATACGCCGACCTATGTCGCGGTTTACGCGACGGTCGCTTTGGTCGTTGCTTCGTTCTTTACGAAGCGGACGCGTATGACACCGCGTGACGTCATGGAGGGTTTGGGCGAGACAACGTTGCGGATGCTACCGGTGGCTGGCGCCTGTGCGGCTGCGGGTCTCGTCATTGGCGGGCTCACAATGACCGGCTTGGCGATGAAGGCGTCAAACATTGTCATGCTGGTCGCTGGTTCGGGGACCCTTCCACTCCTCTTGTTCGGCGCGGCGATTGCCATTTTGCTCGGCATGGGCATGCCCACACCGAGCGCCTACATCCTCGGTGCAGTGTTGGTGGGGCCGGCGTTTGTCGCAGCGGATATCCCAGTGCTGCCGGCCAACATGTTCCTGCTCTACTACGCCGTACTTTCTGCATTGACCCCACCGATCGCGGTTGCCGCCTTCGCTGCCGCGGCGATCGCCGACGAGGATGCGATGAAAATCGCGGTCACGTCCGTAAAGCTTGCGGCATTCGGTTTCCTAGTTCCGTTCTTCTTCGTCTGGAACGAGGCACTGCTGTGGCAGGGGCCGGGCCTCAATATCGCGATCGCCGCATTGGGAGGTATCGTTGCTGTTGTGACCCTAGCTTTGGCACTGGAAAGCGAAATGCCGCGCTGGCTGCGTCTGATGTGCTTTGTCGCTTCCGGTGCAGCCATGGCGCCATATCTTGAATTGTCGGTCCCCATCATTGTCAGCGCAGGTGTTCTCGGCATCATTTGGTGGCGAAGAGGCACCTTGCCGCTTGTCCGCACCCCGCGAGAAATCGCGGTCCGGTCCGACAGTTGA
- a CDS encoding DMT family transporter, translating to MIGPLFALFGALAFALANVAIAKGAHEGESNNGAFISILMTACLSGSLWLLLGPPLPVLTSEFVAGVGFFAVSGILATVIGRLTLFRSVILAGAINAGLFRRLIPIFATLFAFIILGETIGWVAGAGMAIILASLMGVMSVRDDLRGRGEEAEQRFRSLGRGRMFGALSAASYGASYSARKLGMSAIPDPMLGTLIGALTGIFWYAGGSLVSRNYRNVVAMSLKGMEKWQFVAALSMSFGQMAQFFALLHADVAVVAIIGSLEVFLGIYLAAYVFRTEAPPERKIVVASFVATIGVVLVALP from the coding sequence ATGATCGGTCCGCTCTTCGCTCTTTTCGGCGCATTGGCCTTCGCACTGGCCAATGTCGCGATCGCCAAGGGCGCGCATGAGGGAGAGAGCAACAACGGCGCCTTCATCTCCATTCTCATGACCGCCTGTCTGTCCGGCAGCCTCTGGTTGCTGCTGGGTCCGCCTTTGCCGGTGCTAACCTCCGAATTCGTCGCCGGCGTCGGTTTCTTCGCGGTGAGCGGTATCCTAGCGACGGTTATCGGACGATTGACGCTTTTCCGTTCCGTCATCCTCGCCGGAGCGATCAATGCCGGGCTGTTTCGGCGGCTGATTCCTATCTTCGCAACGCTCTTCGCCTTTATCATCCTCGGCGAGACGATCGGCTGGGTGGCAGGCGCCGGCATGGCAATCATTCTCGCCAGCCTTATGGGGGTCATGTCCGTGCGAGATGATCTGCGTGGGAGAGGGGAGGAAGCCGAACAGAGGTTCCGTTCGCTTGGCCGCGGCCGGATGTTCGGCGCTTTGTCGGCTGCGTCGTATGGCGCCTCCTATAGTGCGCGCAAGCTCGGCATGTCGGCAATCCCGGATCCGATGTTGGGCACCCTCATCGGCGCCTTGACGGGCATCTTCTGGTACGCAGGCGGTAGCCTGGTCAGCCGCAACTACAGAAACGTTGTGGCCATGTCGCTCAAAGGGATGGAGAAGTGGCAGTTCGTTGCTGCATTGTCGATGTCGTTCGGGCAGATGGCGCAGTTCTTCGCGCTTCTCCATGCCGACGTCGCCGTCGTCGCGATCATCGGATCGCTCGAGGTCTTCCTGGGCATTTATCTGGCGGCCTACGTCTTTCGGACGGAGGCGCCGCCAGAACGCAAAATTGTCGTCGCTTCGTTCGTCGCCACGATCGGCGTCGTTCTCGTCGCTCTGCCGTGA
- a CDS encoding MarR family transcriptional regulator, which yields MLPLETSLGYQIRATHRLFQRYLQGKIEPFGVSLGMWYFLRVLWEEDGLTQRELSQRVGTMEPTTLTALRSMERSGFICRERNADDGRKINVFLTKEGRALQEKLLPLAREVVEDAASTLTRSDKDAMLGLLAKVQLNLSAKIER from the coding sequence GTGCTGCCGTTGGAAACGAGCCTTGGTTATCAGATCCGGGCAACCCACCGACTTTTCCAACGCTATCTGCAAGGCAAGATTGAACCATTCGGCGTCTCTCTCGGCATGTGGTATTTCCTGCGTGTGCTCTGGGAAGAGGACGGATTGACCCAGCGCGAGCTTTCACAGCGCGTCGGAACGATGGAGCCGACGACGTTGACGGCTTTACGATCAATGGAGCGCAGTGGCTTTATTTGCCGAGAGCGAAACGCCGACGACGGACGCAAGATCAATGTCTTTCTGACGAAGGAAGGCCGTGCGCTGCAAGAGAAGCTGTTGCCTCTCGCTCGCGAAGTCGTTGAGGATGCCGCCTCCACGCTCACCCGCAGCGACAAGGATGCCATGCTCGGACTGCTCGCGAAGGTGCAACTGAATCTTTCGGCGAAAATCGAACGGTAA
- a CDS encoding DMT family transporter has protein sequence MRMAVAPSDQPRTAIYVFAVLPPLFWAGNFLVARLFHEEIPPFQMSFWRWLLALAIILPFSLRAVVQSRPMIRQELGFLFLLGGIGIAAFNCFIYVALQYTTVVNAALINSLMPVVTFLLALIFIGDRLTPRQIVGVAGCAFGALFIVLRGQMSNLADLVINVGDILVLGGLTFWALYTVLIRWRRTALPTSVFLTVTIAFGVIIHLPFVIWEISQRGTFVANGANISALIYLAIFPSLLAYNFWNRAVAALGPGRTGLFMYLMPIFSTVLAVLVLDETFRSYHLVGMLLIFMGIALVTRPAARRSATR, from the coding sequence ATGCGCATGGCGGTCGCGCCCTCGGACCAACCACGAACCGCAATTTATGTCTTCGCCGTCCTTCCACCGCTCTTCTGGGCGGGAAATTTTCTTGTTGCACGTCTCTTTCACGAAGAAATCCCTCCCTTTCAGATGTCATTCTGGCGCTGGCTGCTCGCCCTCGCGATCATTCTTCCGTTCTCGCTGCGCGCGGTGGTCCAATCGCGCCCGATGATCAGACAGGAACTTGGCTTCCTCTTTCTCCTTGGCGGCATAGGAATCGCAGCGTTCAACTGCTTCATTTACGTGGCACTCCAATACACCACCGTCGTCAATGCCGCGCTGATCAATTCGCTGATGCCGGTGGTGACGTTCTTGCTGGCGTTGATCTTCATTGGCGACCGGCTGACACCACGTCAAATAGTCGGCGTAGCGGGCTGTGCTTTCGGAGCTCTCTTCATCGTACTGCGCGGGCAGATGTCAAATCTCGCGGACCTAGTCATCAATGTCGGCGACATTCTGGTCCTCGGAGGTCTGACCTTCTGGGCACTCTATACGGTTCTGATCCGCTGGCGCAGAACGGCGCTACCGACGAGCGTGTTCCTGACAGTGACCATTGCCTTTGGCGTGATCATCCATCTACCGTTCGTGATCTGGGAAATCAGCCAACGCGGCACGTTCGTTGCCAACGGGGCAAACATCTCGGCCCTCATTTATCTCGCGATCTTTCCATCGCTTCTTGCCTACAATTTCTGGAACCGTGCCGTCGCTGCGCTCGGTCCGGGCAGGACAGGTCTTTTCATGTACCTGATGCCGATCTTTTCCACTGTCCTCGCAGTACTCGTGCTCGATGAAACATTCCGGTCTTATCACCTCGTCGGCATGCTACTGATTTTTATGGGAATTGCACTCGTCACGCGACCAGCGGCACGAAGGTCAGCGACACGCTGA